Proteins encoded within one genomic window of Cucumis sativus cultivar 9930 chromosome 3, Cucumber_9930_V3, whole genome shotgun sequence:
- the LOC101207934 gene encoding FT-interacting protein 1 yields the protein MKQLVVEVIDAHDLMPKDGEGSASPFVEVDFQNHISRTKTVPKSLDPIWNQKLSFDFDETQNHQYQTIDISVYHEKRLIEGRSFLGRVRISCSNIAKEGEETYQRFHLENNWFLSAVKGEIGLKIYISPPKKSPINPREPPISNPPPTRVVSNPPISSALAAVTKADGVPVSDIQEEPKKDVLKISPSKDSNSTLPVVEFRIEDPAKEPKEEIEEPIEARQETTQLHKQQTMQRPRIVVQRRPQGASSSMNRSIPPTMNTSNSEANSSNQDDYEIRDTNPQLGEQWPNGGGYGGRGWLSGERHTSTYDLVEQMFYLYVRVMKARDLPSSSITGGCDPYVEVKLGNYKGRTKHFDKKQNPEWNQVFAFSKERIQSSALEVFVKDKEMLGRDDYLGRVVFDLNEVPTRVPPDSPLAPQWYRLEDRRGTGKVRGEIMVAVWMGTQADEAFPEAWHSDAASVFGEGVHNVRSKVYVSPKLWYLRLNVIEAQDVIPNDRNRLPDLFVKVQVGNQVLRTKISSTSTTNPVWNEDLVFVVAEPFEEQLVITIEDRVHPSKEDVLGQISLPLDTFDKRLDYRPVHSRWFNLEKYGFGVLEADRRKELKFSSRIHLRASLEGGYHVLDESTLYISDQRPTAKQLWKPPVGILEVGILSAQGLLPMKMKDGRGSTDAYCIAKYGQKWVRTRTILNTFSPKWNEQYTWEVYDPCTVITLGVFDNCHLGGGEKHNGSNGAKDSRIGKVRIRLSTLEAHKLYTHSYPLLVLHPNGVKKMGELQLAVRFTTLSLANMIYIYGNPLLPKMHYLQPFTVNQIENLRYQAMNIVATRLSRAEPPLRKEVIEYMLDVDSHVWSMRRSKANFFRIMSLLSGMISVTRWFREVCNWRNPITSVLVHILFLILIWYPELILPTVFLYMFLIGLWNYRFRPRHPPHMDTKLSWAEAVNPDELDEEFDTFPTSKPNDLVRLRYDRLRSVAGRIQTVVGDIATQGERVQSLLSWRDPRATSLFIVFCLCTAAVLYATPFRVVALVAGLYCLRHPKFRSKLPSVPGNFFKRLPPQTDSLL from the coding sequence ATGAAGCAGCTGGTGGTGGAAGTAATAGATGCTCATGATCTTATGCCCAAAGATGGTGAAGGATCTGCAAGTCCATTTGTAGAAGttgattttcaaaaccatATAAGTCGAACAAAAACGGTTCCAAAGAGTCTCGATCCCATTTGGAATCAGAAACTATCTTTCGATTTTGACGAAACCCAAAACCATCAGTACCAAACCATCGATATCTCAGTTTATCATGAAAAGAGATTGATTGAAGGCAGAAGCTTTCTTGGAAGAGTTAGAATTTCTTGCTCTAACATTGCCAAGGAAGGTGAAGAAACTTATCAGAGATTCCATTTAGAAAACAACTGGTTTCTTTCGGCTGTCAAAGGTGAGATTGGCTTGAAAATCTATATTTCACCACCAAAAAAATCTCCAATAAATCCACGAGAACCCCCAATTTCTAATCCTCCTCCAACCAGAGTGGTTTCAAATCCTCCTATTTCTTCAGCATTAGCTGCAGTAACTAAAGCAGACGGTGTTCCTGTTAGTGATATTCAAGAAGAACCAAAGaaagatgttttaaaaatctcaCCATCTAAAGATTCAAACTCAACTCTTCCTGTAGTTGAGTTTCGTATCGAAGATCCTGCTAAAGAGCCAAAGGAAGAGATTGAAGAACCAATTGAAGCAAGACAAGAGACAACACAACTACACAAGCAGCAAACAATGCAGCGGCCTCGAATAGTAGTACAGAGACGACCACAAGGCGCTTCATCTTCGATGAACAGAAGCATTCCACCAACAATGAACACAAGCAATTCAGAAGCTAATTCCAGCAATCAGGATGACTATGAGATCAGGGACACTAATCCTCAGCTCGGGGAGCAATGGCCGAATGGAGGAGGGTATGGTGGAAGAGGTTGGCTGAGTGGTGAGCGACACACAAGCACCTATGACCTTGTTGAGCAAATGTTCTATCTCTATGTTCGTGTAATGAAAGCAAGGGATCTACCTTCCAGTTCTATCACTGGAGGTTGTGATCCTTATGTGGAAGTGAAGCTCGGAAACTATAAGGGGAGAACAAAGCATTTTGACAAGAAGCAAAATCCAGAATGGAATCAGGTCTTTGCTTTCTCAAAAGAACGCATACAGTCTTCTGCACTTGAAGTTTTTGTCAAGGACAAAGAAATGCTCGGAAGAGATGATTACCTGGGCCGAGTGGTGTTCGACTTAAATGAGGTTCCTACTCGAGTTCCTCCGGATAGTCCATTGGCTCCTCAATGGTACAGATTGGAGGACCGGCGAGGAACAGGCAAGGTAAGGGGAGAAATCATGGTTGCAGTTTGGATGGGAACACAAGCTGATGAAGCCTTCCCAGAGGCATGGCATTCCGATGCAGCCTCGGTCTTTGGGGAAGGTGTTCATAATGTAAGATCAAAGGTTTATGTCTCTCCAAAACTATGGTACCTAAGGTTAAATGTGATTGAAGCTCAAGATGTAATCCCCAATGACAGAAACCGCCTTCCAGATCTTTTTGTCAAAGTTCAGGTTGGCAATCAGGTCCTAAGAACAAAGATCAGTTCAACAAGCACTACAAATCCAGTTTGGAATGAAGATTTGGTATTTGTGGTAGCAGAGCCTTTTGAAGAACAGTTGGTAATCACTATTGAAGACAGAGTACACCCTTCAAAAGAAGATGTCTTAGGGCAGATCAGTCTCCCTCTTGACACGTTTGATAAGCGGCTAGATTATAGACCAGTCCATTCACGCTGGTTCAATCTTGAGAAGTACGGTTTTGGAGTCCTAGAAGCGGATAGGCGAAAGGAACTCAAATTTTCAAGCAGGATTCACTTGAGAGCTTCTCTTGAAGGTGGGTATCATGTACTAGATGAATCAACTTTATACATCAGTGACCAACGACCAACTGCAAAACAGCTGTGGAAACCACCAGTGGGAATATTGGAGGTAGGAATATTAAGTGCTCAAGGACTACTTCCAATGAAGATGAAGGATGGGAGAGGAAGCACAGATGCCTATTGTATTGCGAAGTACGGCCAAAAATGGGTTCGTACTAGAACAATTCTCAATACTTTCAGTCCCAAATGGAATGAACAATACACATGGGAAGTCTATGATCCATGTACAGTCATTACTTTGGGAGTTTTTGACAACTGCCATTTAGGGGGTGGTGAAAAACACAATGGAAGCAATGGAGCAAAAGATTCGAGGATTGGAAAGGTTCGAATTCGACTATCGACACTTGAAGCTCACAAACTCTACACTCATTCTTATCCCCTTCTGGTTCTACACCCCAATGGAGTAAAGAAGATGGGGGAGCTTCAACTTGCGGTTCGCTTCACCACTCTATCTTTGGCAAACATGATATACATCTATGGAAACCCATTGCTGCCAAAGATGCATTACCTTCAACCTTTTACAGTGaaccaaatagaaaatttaaggTATCAAGCTATGAACATAGTAGCAACAAGGCTCAGTCGAGCTGAACCGCCTCTAAGAAAAGAAGTCATCGAGTACATGTTAGATGTCGATTCACATGTATGGAGCATGAGAAGAAGCAAAGCTAACTTTTTCCGAATTATGTCACTGCTTTCAGGAATGATTTCAGTTACTCGATGGTTTCGTGAAGTTTGCAATTGGAGGAACCCCATCACATCTGTGCTTGTGCACATTTTGTTCCTTATCTTGATTTGGTATCCAGAACTAATACTTCCCACTGTTTTTCTATACATGTTCCTCATTGGCCTATGGAACTACAGGTTTAGGCCAAGGCACCCACCCCACATGGACACCAAGCTCTCCTGGGCTGAAGCAGTAAACCCAGATGAGCTTGATGAGGAATTTGACACGTTCCCAACTTCCAAACCGAATGACTTAGTTCGACTAAGGTATGACAGGTTAAGAAGTGTTGCAGGGAGGATCCAGACGGTTGTAGGGGACATAGCAACACAAGGAGAGAGAGTTCAGTCTCTGCTCAGTTGGAGGGACCCTAGAGCCACCAGTCTTTTCATAGTATTTTGTCTTTGCACTGCTGCTGTGCTATATGCTACCCCTTTCAGAGTGGTGGCTTTGGTTGCAGGCTTATATTGTTTAAGGCATCCGAAGTTCCGCAGCAAGCTACCATCAGTACCTGGCAATTTTTTCAAGAGATTGCCTCCCCAAACAGACAGTTTGCTATGA
- the LOC101210632 gene encoding thioredoxin-like protein Clot isoform X2, with the protein MPLKVVDATVSDFSAVFDKFRSELPNNKANFILFLADKDPSTSRSWCPDCVRAEPVIYKKLEAASDDIALLRAYVGDRPTWRNPQHPWRVDPRFKLTGVPTLVRWEENDKISGRLEDHEAHVENKIDALIAGK; encoded by the exons atgccGCTGAAGGTAGTCGACGCCACCGTCTCCGACTTCAGTGCTGTATTCGACAAATTCCGATCAGAACTCCCAAACAATAAAGCTAATTTCATCCTCTTTTTAGCCGACAAAGATCCTTCTACCTCTCGCAGCTGGTGTCCTG ACTGTGTGAGAGCTGAACCGGTGATCTACAAAAAACTGGAAGCAGCATCAGATGATATTGCACTTTTGAGAGCCTATGTAGGAGATAGACCAACATGGAGGAATCCCCAGCATCCATGGAGAGTGGATCCTAGGTTCAAGCTTACTGGAGTTCCAACTCTGGTTCGATGGGAGGAGAATGATAAGATCAGTGGTCGCCTTGAAGATCATGAGGCTCATgtggaaaacaaaattgatgcCCTTATTGCTGGTAAATAA
- the LOC101210632 gene encoding uncharacterized protein LOC101210632 isoform X1, producing MPLKVVDATVSDFSAVFDKFRSELPNNKANFILFLADKDPSTSRSWCPEKGSFSSILRTRKSMVHSTLFRASTCLLFLAVFFASVYCTSDPEDHRLIVSESTTIQLSGGLPVKNSPGSRPGTVVACERVYIQGLPRFKNLKKVAHTVKVKVSLRNSSFGMSNVEVCFHRNMSLGIGMCPQSQWEKVDRGSWVQSTSPFDHKLLDIRTRGISLESFEVSTEEEFFLYRIIFLILGVLLMSSASILSKSLVFYYGSGMAIGILLIVLMILFQGMKLLPTGRKSSLVIFLYASAVGLGSFFLRYISGLLYQILLEMGISEDMYNPLAAFLLAFIFLVGAWLGFWVVHKFILDEDGSINTSTSLFVTWSIRILASLLILQCSVDPLLATGVLICGIVASSMLRKIFKFRFLRRLFKNLFKSPKKIPKKSHISDMPHLDDSDDECTLKTTPLYKEPRFFGSQNKKFLLQPCHSSKHSDVYPSTFHSTSERRNFSKDEWEKFTKDSTKKALEGLVSSPDFSSWLVDRADRISITPQSIRAEKRRKWLHWF from the exons atgccGCTGAAGGTAGTCGACGCCACCGTCTCCGACTTCAGTGCTGTATTCGACAAATTCCGATCAGAACTCCCAAACAATAAAGCTAATTTCATCCTCTTTTTAGCCGACAAAGATCCTTCTACCTCTCGCAGCTGGTGTCCTG AAAAAGGGAGCTTCAGTTCTATCCTTCGAACCAGAAAAAGCATGGTCCATTCAACGTTGTTTCGAGCTTCTACTTGCCTTCTATTTCTCGCAGTGTTCTTTGCTTCAGTCTACTGTACTTCTGACCCTGAAGACCATCGTCTTATTGTCTCTGAATCAACTACTATACAATTATCTGGTGGCTTGCCTGTGAAAAATTCTCCAGGTTCCAGACCTGGAACTGTGGTGGCTTGTGAAAGAGTATACATCCAAGGATTACCAAGGTTTAAAAATCTTAAGAAGGTTGCACACACAGTGAAAGTAAAGGTTTCATTGAGAAATTCAAGTTTTGGGATGTCAAATGTTGAGGTTTGTTTTCACAGGAATATGTCTCTCGGGATAGGAATGTGTCCTCAGAGTCAGTGGGAGAAAGTTGACAGAGGTTCTTGGGTCCAATCCACGTCACCGTTTGACCACAAGCTTTTAGATATTAGAACACGCGGGATATCTTTGGAAAGTTTTGAAGTATCAACTGAAGAAGAATTCTTTTTGTATCGCataatctttttaatcttGGGTGTGTTGTTGATGAGTTCAGCCTCTATACTGAGCAAGTCGTTGGTATTTTATTATGGCAGCGGTATGGCAATTGGAATTCTCCTTATAGTGTTAATGATCCTTTTTCAGGGGATGAAGCTTCTTCCTACTGGTCGGAAGAGCTCGcttgtaatttttctatacGCATCTGCTGTTGGTCTTGGATCTTTTTTCCTCCGTTACATATCTGGATTATTGTATCAAATacttttggaaatgggtatAAGTGAGGACATGTATAATCCTCTAGCAGCATTTCTGCTGGCTTTTATTTTTCTGGTTGGAGCATGGTTGGGCTTTTGGGTAGTCCACAAATTCATCCTTGATGAGGATGGATCAATCAATACAAGTACATCACTTTTTGTCACATGGTCCATTCGAATTTTGGCTAGTCTTCTTATTCTTCAGTGTTCCGTGGACCCCTTGCTGGCAACAGGAGTTTTAATATGTGGAATAGTGGCTTCATCAATGTTGAGAAAAATCTTTAAGTTCAGATTTCTTCGTCGCCTATTCAAGAATTTATTCAAATCACCAAAGAAAATACCCAAGAAATCTCATATCTCTGATATGCCACATTTGGATGATTCTGATGATGAATGCACGTTGAAGACTACCCCGCTTTACAAAGAACCCAGGTTCTTTGGATCCCAAAATAAGAAGTTCTTACTTCAGCCCTGCCATTCTTCTAAACATAGCGATGTGTATCCTTCAACGTTCCATTCCACTTCTGAACGTAGAAATTTTTCAAAGGATGAGTGGGAAAAGTTCACCAAGGACTCAACTAAAAAGGCTTTGGAAGGACTAGTTTCTTCACCAGATTTTAGCAGTTGGCTTGTTGATAGAGCAGATAGAATCAGCATAACTCCCCAAAGCATTAGAGCTGAGAAGCGTCGAAAGTGGCTCCATTGGTTCTGA
- the LOC105435121 gene encoding uncharacterized protein LOC105435121 produces the protein MELKVSNFNADKKSFGSVLRSRESMIHSMLFRASTCLVFLSLFFASAYSTPDPEELRLLVSEPTIIQLFRYLPVENSSSSRLGTVTLYERVHIQGLQRFLNLKKVAHTVTVKVSMKSSSSRTSNFYVCFHKNTSLGIGMCPQSQWEKAFEGSWAQFMSPFDHRILDIRTSGLSLETFEVSIEEEFSRYRIIFLILGVVLMSSASILSKLLVFYLGGGWLIRFLLLLLMILSQRMKLLSRRGKNSLQIFLYAYASVGCLGSFFLHYVLDLLNQIVLEMGITISQDMFDPLALATFLIAIILPIGTWLGFWVAHKFVDRENGLIEKNISHFVVSTSIQILATFLILKCSLDPILATGGLICGTMASIMTSNIFKFQLNLLQSPNETSNHLVEYRLRTDLLQHRSSFTHDDDVYPSMFHSTHERRKISKDEWERLTKDSTKKALEELVSSSGFTRWLLDNAGRINIPPLQGVELESVESDSIGSDQLPLSTTDKVSFT, from the exons atggagttGAAAGTCTCCAACTTCAATGCTG ATAAAAAGAGCTTTGGTTCTGTCCTTCGATCCAGAGAAAGCATGATCCATTCAATGTTGTTTCGAGCTTCTACTTGCCTTGTATTTCTTTCATTGTTCTTCGCTTCAGCCTACTCCACTCCTGATCCTGAAGAGCTTCGTCTTCTTGTCTCTGAACCCACAATTATACAACTATTCCGTTACTTGCCTGTGGAAAATTCTTCAAGTTCCAGGCTTGGAACTGTGACGCTTTATGAAAGAGTACACATCCAAGGATTGCAGAGGTTTCTAAATCTTAAGAAGGTTGCACACACAGTGACAGTGAAGGTTTCAATGAAAAGTTCAAGTTCTAGGACatcaaatttttatgtttgttttcacAAGAATACATCACTTGGGATAGGAATGTGTCCTCAAAGTCAATGGGAGAAAGCTTTCGAAGGTTCTTGGGCTCAATTCATGTCACCATTTGACCACAGGATTTTAGATATTAGAACATCTGGGTTATCTTTAGAAACTTTTGAAGTATCAATTGAAGAAGAATTCTCTCGATATCGCATAATCTTTTTAATCCTGGGTGTAGTGTTGATGAGTTCAGCCTCCATACTAAGCAAGTTGTTGGTATTCTATTTGGGCGGTGGTTGGCTGATTAGATTTCTCCTTCTACTGTTAATGATCCTTTCTCAGAGAATGAAGCTTCTTTCTCGTCGTGGGAAGAACTcacttcaaatatttctatatGCTTACGCATCTGTAGGTTGTTTGGgatcttttttccttcattatGTTCTTGATCTATTGAATCAAATtgttttggaaatgggtatAACTATAAGTCAGGACATGTTTGATCCTCTAGCACTTGCAACATTCCTGATTGCTATTATTTTACCGATTGGAACGTGGTTGGGCTTTTGGGTAGCCCACAAATTTGTGGATCGTGAAAATggattaattgaaaaaaacatatcACATTTTGTCGTATCGACAtccattcaaattttggctacttttcttattcttaAGTGTTCCTTGGATCCCATCTTGGCAACAGGAGGTCTAATATGTGGGACAATGGCTTCAATAATGACGAGCAATATCTTTAAGTTCCAATTGAATTTATTACAATCTCCAAATGAAACGTCCAACCATTTGGTTGAATACAGGTTGAGGACTGATTTGCTTCAGCACCGCAGTTCATTTACACATGATGATGATGTATATCCTTCAATGTTCCATTCGACACATGAACGGAGAAAGATTTCCAAGGATGAGTGGGAAAGGCTCACCAAAGACTCAACTAAAAAGGCTTTGGAAGAACTAGTTTCTTCCTCGGGTTTTACTAGATGGCTTCTTGATAATGCGGGTAGAATCAACATACCTCCTCTCCAAGGAGTAGAGTTGGAAAGTGTCGAAAGTGACTCTATTGGTTCTGATCAGTTGCCTTTGTCGACAACCGACAAAGTGAGTTTTACTTAA
- the LOC101208176 gene encoding 60S ribosomal protein L6-2, with amino-acid sequence MAPKTARVSRNPDLIRGVGKYSRSKMYHKRGLWAIKAKNGGVFPRHDAKPKAEAPAEKPPKFYPADDVKKPIVNKRKAKPTKLRSSITPGTVLIILTGRFKGKRVVFLKQLPSGLLLVTGPFKVNGVPLRRVNQSYVIATSTKVDITGVSVEKFDDKYFSKEVQKKKKKGEGEFFEAEKEEKSALPQDKKDDQKAVDSALLKSIEAVSDLKTYLAARFSLKAGMKPHELVF; translated from the exons ATGGCGCCGAAGACAGCAAGAGTTAGCCGAAACCCCGATCTCATTCGAGGGGTTGGCAAATACTCGAGGTCCAAGATGTACCACAAGCGAGGTCTCTGGGCAATCAAGGCCAAAAATGGAGGTGTCTTCCCTCGCCACGATGCCAAGCCTAAGGCCGAAGCTCCAGCTGAAAAGCCGCCGAAATTTTACCCTGCCGACGATGTTAAGAAACCCATTGTCAACAAACGTAAAGCTAAGCCCACCAAACTTAG GTCTAGTATTACTCCTGGAACTGTGCTTATCATTCTTACTGGAAGATTCAAGGGAAAGAGAGTTGTGTTCTTGAAGCAACTTCCATCTGGGTTGCTTTTAGTGACTG GTCCATTCAAAGTCAATGGCGTTCCTTTAAGACGTGTGAATCAGTCATACGTGATTGCAACCTCCACCAAGGTGGACATTACAGGGGTCAGCGTGGAGAAGTTTGATGACAAATATTTCTCCAAGGaagttcaaaagaagaaaaagaagggagAAGGAGAATTTTTTGAGGCAGAGAAGGAG GAAAAAAGTGCACTTCCACAGGACAAAAAAGATGACCAGAAGGCAGTGGACTCAGCTCTGCTGAAGTCCATCGAGGCAGTCTCAGACTTAAAGACATACTTAGCTGCAAGGTTTTCTCTGAAGGCAGGCATGAAACCACATGAActtgttttctaa